The genomic DNA GACCCTCGTCGCGGATCCGTACCCCTACCTCGACAACCTGCGGGAGAAATGCCCCGTCCGGCGGGAACGGCACCACGATGTGGTGATGGTGACCGGGTACGACGAGGCGGTGGAGGTGTTCCACGACTCCGCGGCGTTCTCGTCCTGTATCTCGGTGACGGGCCCGTTCCCCGGCTTCCCGGTCCCGCTCGACGGTGCCGACGTCTCCGCGCTGATCGAGCGGCATCGCCATGAGCTGCCGATGAACGACCAGCTCCCGACGATGGACCCGCCCACCCACACCGATCATCGCGCGCTGCTGATGCGGCTGATCACCCCTAAGCGCCTCAAGGAGAACGAGGCGCTGATGTGGGACCTTGCCGATCGCATGCTCGACCCGTTCCTCACCCCTGGTGAGGGAGAGTTCATCAGCGGATTCGCCGGACCGTTCACACTGCTCGTCATCGCGGACCTTCTGGGCGTCCCCGAGGAGGACCAGGACGAGTTTCTCGACAAACTGCAGCGTCAGCCGGCACAGACCGGTGGCGTCGGCGGCACCGGAACGGAGACCCTGGCCCACAGTCCGCTGGAGTTTCTCTACGGGAAGTTCACCGGCTACATCGAGGACCGTCGCCGCAGCCCCCGCGCCGACGTGCTGACCGGTCTGGCCGGCGCGACATTCCCGGACGGATCGACACCCGAGGTTATCGACGTGGTGCGGGTGGCCGCGAACCTCTTCTCCGCCGGTCAGGAAACCACGGTGCGCCTGCTCAGTTCGGCGTTGAAGATCCTGGCTGAGCAGCCCGACCTCCAGCGGCAGCTTCGTGCCGAGCGGGAGCGCATCCCGGCCTTCATCGAGGAGACCCTGCGCTGGGAGAGCCCGGTCAAGGGCGACTTCCGGCTCTCCCGGGTGCCGGTCACCGTGGGTGGGGTGCAGTTGCCCGCCGGCACCACGGTGATGGTGGTCAACGGGGCGGCCAACCGCGACCCACGCCGCTTCGAGAAACCGGAGACGTTCGACGTCGCCCGTTCCAACGCCCGCCAGCATCTGGCTTTCGGGCGTGGGATCCACAGCTGCCCCGGCGCGCCGTTGGCACGGGCCGAGGCACGGGCGAGTCTTGAACGGCTGTTGGACCGCACTACCGACATCCGCGTCAACGAGCGGGTGCACGGCCCGGCCGGCAACCGCCGCTACGAGTACATGCCCACCTTCATCCTGCGTGGGCTGACCGCCCTGCACCTGGAGTTCGACCTCGCGCCAGCACCGCCACGTGACTGCCCGCCCGCCGGCTCACCTACCGGATGGATCAAGGGCTGACGCTGCCTTCTGGCATGGTGTCGCACCCGGAGGGGCGCATGGTTCCCGCGGCCGAGACGTTCGTCCCCGGTGAACCCCTGTTGCCGCACGAGCCGACCGCCATCGGCCCGTACGTCCTGTTGAGCCGGCTGGGCGTGGGTGGGATGGGCGCCGTCTACTACGCGCGCGACCAGCGGGGGCGGCCGGTCGCGGTCAAGGTGATCAGGCCGGATCGGGCCAGGGACCAGGAGTTCCGCCGCCGTTTCCGACGGGAGGTCGAGGCAGCTCGCAGCGTCGCCTCGTTCTGCACCGCCGAGGTTCTCGACGCCGACCCGGACGCGTTCGCGCCGTACCTGGTGACGGAGTACATCGACGGCCTCCGGCTGGATCAGGCTGTCGCCGACAGGGGTCCGCTCGACTCGTCCACCCTTACCGGGCTGGCGGTCGGGGTCGCAACGGCGTTGACCGCGATCCACCATGCCGGGCTTGTGCATCGGGATCTCAAGCCCGGCAACGTGATCCTGTCGCTGTCCGGTCCACGGGTCATCGACTTCGGTATCGCCCTGGCCCTGGACAGCACCGGCGGTAGGCCGACCGACTGGGGGTTCGGCTCGGCCGGGTGGATGGCACCCGAGCAGATCAACGGCCAGCCGATCAGCGCGGCGGCCGACGTGTTCGCCTGGGGCGTCCTCGTCACGTACGCGGGTACCGGACGGCACCCCTTCGGGGACGGCCACGATGTCGGTCTCGCCCACCGGATCGCCACGGCCGAACCGGACCTGACCGGCCTTTCCCCGCAGGTGGAGGATCTCGTCCGCGATGCTCTGGCGAAAGAGCCGGCCAGCCGGCCTGATGCCCGGGGCCTGCTGCTGCGCCTGGTCGAGCGCCGGCCGGGGGAGCGGTCCGCCGATCCGGCTGTCCGACTGCTCGGGCTCACCGCGGAGCTCGCGCACTCCCCGGACGGGTCCGCACCTGCGCGGCGGTGGGGCTGGAGCCGGGGCCGCGCTCTGCTGACCGCCAGCCTGGCGCTGGTACTGGCGGGTCTCACCGTGACCGGGTTGGCGGCGGCGAACCGTGATGACGGGACGCCGACGCGACCGGCCGCGCCCATGGCCGGGCCGGGGGCCTCCGCGGCCAGGTCCGTGGAATCCTCGGCCACGCCGGTCTTCGGCCCCAGTACCCCGACGAGTCCCAGCGGCTTCCGGGACGGGGCGTTGCTGTTCGCCGTGGACGGTGTCGAATGCGGGGTCGGGCAGCTCGGCCTCGGGTTCCTGGCCCGCCATCCGGACGGTCAGTTCTGCCTGGTCACCATGACGGTTCGTAACACCGGTGCATCCTCGGGCGCCCTGGAGAACGCCTACCAGTACGCGTACGACAGCACCAGCGCCCGGCACACCGCCGACTACCTGTCGCGTTTCTACCTGCCCGGCGAGACGATCTGGAATCCCGCCGGGCCGGGTGCATCCATCCACGGCACGCTGGTTTTCGATATCCCGCGGGGCGCCGCGCTGCAGCGGCTGGAGCTCCATGACAGCCCGACCGGCAGTGGCGTTCTCATTCCGTTGTAGCCGGAACTCTCGCCCGTTCCGAACAGCACTTCTGTCGTCTTTTTTGATGTTGTGCGGCGTTGTCGACGTGCCCCGTGTAACCGGGGTTCGGCCATTCTGAAGGACGGGAGCCGTTCATGACAGTAACCGCGGTGCCGTCCCAGACGGAACCAGGACGGTCCGGATTCACCGCGCGGAATGCGCTGATCCTGATAGTGCTGATGTGGGCTGCGCAGCTTCTGGGGCTGGTAGGCCTGCTTTCCGGCAATGTTCAGGCGGAGATCGCCGTACACTTTCACACCGTCAGGATCTCGTGGTTCACACTGATCACGGGCCTGGTCGGCAGCTTCGCCACGCCCTTCGCGGTCAAGGCCGCGGCGATGTACGGCAAGAAGCGGGTCATGGTGGTCATCACCGTCCTCGGGCTGGTGGGAGACCTGATCGCCGCCCTTGCGACGAACTACTCCATGCTGCTGATCGGACGCGGCATCGCCGGGTGCTATGGCCCGATCGGGGCACTGGCCTACTCGATGGTTCATGACGTTCTCCCGCGCCGGCTCATCGGTCCCGCCAGCGGCCTGCTGGGTGGCGGCGTCGGGCTGGTCGCGCTGGGGGCCCGTTCCTGTCCGCGTGGCTCGTGGACGGTTCCGGCTTCCGTGGCGCACTGTGGTTCATGGCCGCGGCCAGCGCGCTCAGCCTCGTGGCGCTCGTGGCCCTCGTACCCGAGAGTCCCGTGCGCGAGGAACGCACCCGCATCGACTGGCTGGGCGGGTTCCTGCTCGGCGGTGGCCTGACCGCGGTCGTCTACGGGATCGGCGAAGGCGCCGACTGGGGCTGGACCAGTGCTCGCACTCTT from Parafrankia discariae includes the following:
- a CDS encoding cytochrome P450; the protein is MRDLEALDFFRDETLVADPYPYLDNLREKCPVRRERHHDVVMVTGYDEAVEVFHDSAAFSSCISVTGPFPGFPVPLDGADVSALIERHRHELPMNDQLPTMDPPTHTDHRALLMRLITPKRLKENEALMWDLADRMLDPFLTPGEGEFISGFAGPFTLLVIADLLGVPEEDQDEFLDKLQRQPAQTGGVGGTGTETLAHSPLEFLYGKFTGYIEDRRRSPRADVLTGLAGATFPDGSTPEVIDVVRVAANLFSAGQETTVRLLSSALKILAEQPDLQRQLRAERERIPAFIEETLRWESPVKGDFRLSRVPVTVGGVQLPAGTTVMVVNGAANRDPRRFEKPETFDVARSNARQHLAFGRGIHSCPGAPLARAEARASLERLLDRTTDIRVNERVHGPAGNRRYEYMPTFILRGLTALHLEFDLAPAPPRDCPPAGSPTGWIKG
- a CDS encoding serine/threonine-protein kinase, whose product is MVPAAETFVPGEPLLPHEPTAIGPYVLLSRLGVGGMGAVYYARDQRGRPVAVKVIRPDRARDQEFRRRFRREVEAARSVASFCTAEVLDADPDAFAPYLVTEYIDGLRLDQAVADRGPLDSSTLTGLAVGVATALTAIHHAGLVHRDLKPGNVILSLSGPRVIDFGIALALDSTGGRPTDWGFGSAGWMAPEQINGQPISAAADVFAWGVLVTYAGTGRHPFGDGHDVGLAHRIATAEPDLTGLSPQVEDLVRDALAKEPASRPDARGLLLRLVERRPGERSADPAVRLLGLTAELAHSPDGSAPARRWGWSRGRALLTASLALVLAGLTVTGLAAANRDDGTPTRPAAPMAGPGASAARSVESSATPVFGPSTPTSPSGFRDGALLFAVDGVECGVGQLGLGFLARHPDGQFCLVTMTVRNTGASSGALENAYQYAYDSTSARHTADYLSRFYLPGETIWNPAGPGASIHGTLVFDIPRGAALQRLELHDSPTGSGVLIPL